The segment CCGTCGCCGCCCAGGGCGTCGGCGCGGCGCTCGGGCAGCTCGGCGCCCGCGACGAGTTCGGCCTGTGGTCGTTCCCGGTGCCCCGCGGCCGCCGCTCGTACGAGCTGGTCGGGGTCGCGACGGGTTCGCCGCAGCACCGCAAGGCGGTGGTCGACAGGCTGCGGGCCGTCAAGCCGGCCGGTGGGACGCCGCTGTACGCGACGATTCTGGCGGGCATGCGGGAGCTGTCCGCGGATGCCGACGACGAGCGGATCCGGGCGCTGGTCGTGCTGACCGACGGCGAGGACACCGGCAGCAGCGCGCGCGTGCGGCAGACGGTGCTCGGCGAGGTCGGTCGCCGGGCCGCCGGGTCCGACGTGCGGCTGTACGTGATCGCCACCGGTGAGGCCCGGTGCGAGGACCGCACCGGCACGGCCGGACCGGGACTGTATCTGCTGGCCGCCGCCGGTCGCGGCGAGTGCGTCGTGGCCGGGCAGGGACAGGTGCCGGAGACCATGGCCAGGCTTTTCGAGACCCTGTGGAGCGGGCGTTGATGAAAACGGGATCGCTGGCGTGGTTCGTTTTGGGCGTTCTGCTGATGGCCGCCGGCATGGCCGTGCTCGATCTGGTGAATGAACCGGAGCCGGAGCCGGCGCCGGCCGGGCTGGTCCTGCTGTCCGGCGAGGACGAGAGCACCGGCGGGCAGCGGCAGAAGCTGATCGAGCAGTGGAACGAGGAGCACGAGGACACCCCGGTCACCCTGGTGAGCCTGTCGCGCAGCGCTGACGCGCAGCTCAGCGAGATGCGGGCGCGGGCCCAGTCCGACGTGCCGAACGTCGACGTCTACAACCTGGACGTCACGTGGACCGCCCAGTTCGCCTCGGCCGGCTTCATCCTGCCGCTCAACGAGAAGACCGACACCGGCGGTTTTCTCGCCGCCCCGCTCGCCACCTGCCGGTTCGACGACAAGTTGTGGGCGCTGCCGTTCAACACCGACGCCGGGCTGCTCTACTACCGCAAGGGTGTGCAGCCGGAGGCCCTGCCGGAGACGTTGCTGCCGGACCGCAACGACGTGCAGGTGCTGGCCGATGCGGTGCCGGGCGTCGAGGCCGGGCTCGTCACGCCGCTCGCCCGCTACGAGGGTCTGACCGTGAGCGCGCTGGAGGCCATCTGGGCCGAGGGCGGCGACGTGTACGACGCCGAGAAGGACCTGGTCGTGATCGACAGCGACGAGGCGCGGGCTGGGCTGCGCAAACTGGCGGCGGCATTGCAGCCGGTCGGCGACATCCCGCCGGCCGTCCACCCGGAGTCGGTCAACTTCCGCGAGGACACCAGCCGCGCGGCCTTCCAGAGCGGCAAGGCCGCGCTGATGCGCAATTGGCCGGTGGCGTACGGGCAACTGCGCGCGGGCGACAAGCCGATGTCCGATTTCGACGTCGGGCCGCTGCCCGGGCCGAGCGTGCTCGGCGGGCAGAACCTGGCCGTGGCAAGCAGCACCCGCGATCCGCAGGCCGCCCAGGAGCTGATCGAGTTCCTGACCAGCGAGGAGAGCGAACAGCGCCTGTTCCGTGACGGCGGTCTGGCGGCCACCCGGACCGCCGTCTACGACGATCCGCAGGTGCTGGCGAAGCGCCCGTTCGCCCCGACGCTGAAACAGGCCCTGGAGAACGCCCGGCCACGCCCGGAGACGACGCACTACGCGCTGTTCAGCAGCACTTTCCAGGAGATCGTGACGCAGGCGCTGAACAACGGCGGCGAACTGCCCGGTGACGCGGTGGCCCGGCTGACCGACGCGCTGCACGGCCGGATCAACTGAGTTCCGGTCACCGCCGCCGGAAGCGGGCCTCGGCCTCGTCGATGGCGGCGAGCTGGGCGACGATCTCGCCGGGCGACGAGTCACCGACCACCTTCTGCAGGAACGGCGTGTGGTCCAGGATCAGGTCGCGGACCGGGCGCAGCGGCGCCGGGGCGTGGTGGAAGACCTGGCCGAGCAGGTACGCCTGCTGGACCTGACGGGCGGTGTGCGGCTTGCGCGGCGCCTCGAACGCGCCCAGGGCGGCGCGCACAGCGGCCTGGTCGGACAGATCCACACCGGCGAGCCGGCGGCCGAGGAAGTAGCCGTCCTCGGTGGCCATGCCGGCGCCGTACGCGGCGTACGGCGAGGTGGGGTGCGCGGCGTCGCCGACCAGCGTGACCCGGCCCTTCGACCACTGGGCGAGCGGTTTGCGGTCGCGCAGCACCCACCGCTGGACGTGGGCCGGGTCGGTGGCGGCGATCAGCTGCGGCAGCGGGGCGGCGAACCCGGCGCCCATCGTGGTGGCGGTGGCGTGCAGGTCGCCGGTGAACTCGCGGCCGGCGTCGTGGGCGCCCAGCACCCACCACTGGAAACCGTCGCGGCCCTTGGCGCGGATCGAGGTCCAGCTGCCCTGCACGGTGCGGCTGTGCGAGACGATGCACAGGCCGCGGTCGGCGCTCACGCTCTCGTCGAAGGTGTAGCCGCCGAAGATGTGCAGGTTGTGCTCGCGTTTCGGCGCCTCGCCCCACAGGGTCCGGCGCACCAGAGAGTCGATGCCGTCGGCGCCGACCAGCACGTCCACCTCGATCGTGTCGCCGTCGGACAGATGCAGCCGTACGCCGCTCTCGTCCTGCTCGAAGCTGTCCACCGCCCGGTTGACCTGCAGGACGCCCGGCGGGAGGGCGGCGAGCAGTCGCGCGTACAGATCGGGGCGTAGCAGCCCGATGAACCCGCCGCCGTAATCGGTCACGACCTCGTCGGGCAGGTTGACCCGGACCCGGGTCCGTCCCGCGGCGGTCCGGAACTCCGAGTAGCAGGGCGCGCCCAGGTCCTCGATGTCGACGCCGAGCAGGCCGAGTGCCTTGATGGGCGGC is part of the Actinoplanes sp. NBC_00393 genome and harbors:
- a CDS encoding extracellular solute-binding protein — its product is MKTGSLAWFVLGVLLMAAGMAVLDLVNEPEPEPAPAGLVLLSGEDESTGGQRQKLIEQWNEEHEDTPVTLVSLSRSADAQLSEMRARAQSDVPNVDVYNLDVTWTAQFASAGFILPLNEKTDTGGFLAAPLATCRFDDKLWALPFNTDAGLLYYRKGVQPEALPETLLPDRNDVQVLADAVPGVEAGLVTPLARYEGLTVSALEAIWAEGGDVYDAEKDLVVIDSDEARAGLRKLAAALQPVGDIPPAVHPESVNFREDTSRAAFQSGKAALMRNWPVAYGQLRAGDKPMSDFDVGPLPGPSVLGGQNLAVASSTRDPQAAQELIEFLTSEESEQRLFRDGGLAATRTAVYDDPQVLAKRPFAPTLKQALENARPRPETTHYALFSSTFQEIVTQALNNGGELPGDAVARLTDALHGRIN
- a CDS encoding FAD-dependent oxidoreductase, with translation MSSTARPGRVAVIGAGPAGMATALSVHQAGHEALLLERYPQARPAGNILNLWPPPIKALGLLGVDIEDLGAPCYSEFRTAAGRTRVRVNLPDEVVTDYGGGFIGLLRPDLYARLLAALPPGVLQVNRAVDSFEQDESGVRLHLSDGDTIEVDVLVGADGIDSLVRRTLWGEAPKREHNLHIFGGYTFDESVSADRGLCIVSHSRTVQGSWTSIRAKGRDGFQWWVLGAHDAGREFTGDLHATATTMGAGFAAPLPQLIAATDPAHVQRWVLRDRKPLAQWSKGRVTLVGDAAHPTSPYAAYGAGMATEDGYFLGRRLAGVDLSDQAAVRAALGAFEAPRKPHTARQVQQAYLLGQVFHHAPAPLRPVRDLILDHTPFLQKVVGDSSPGEIVAQLAAIDEAEARFRRR